A window from Candidatus Bathyarchaeota archaeon encodes these proteins:
- a CDS encoding HAD family hydrolase, which produces MTVEAVLFDLYGTLAYVEEEVPDEVASELLVRRGYEVYPQPFDASWRFVGFIDYPKYGYRSWETYLRRILQRLGVKVDKETLGELADLYKKTRWKIYPDVKEALDSVKKQKLKTAVVTSIAKFKYIEALKPVRRKIDLIVDSHTFHCEKSNPKIYLKTLETLKIKPQQAIMVGDEIKLDVELPKKLGMKAILLDRKGVYVLEGISKPDFIVSNLMEAVEIIFSANISKKIY; this is translated from the coding sequence TTGACTGTTGAAGCTGTCCTATTCGACCTTTATGGAACCCTAGCTTATGTGGAAGAGGAGGTCCCTGATGAGGTGGCCTCCGAGCTTTTGGTCAGGCGTGGTTATGAGGTCTATCCCCAGCCATTTGATGCTTCATGGAGGTTTGTCGGTTTTATTGATTACCCGAAATATGGGTATAGATCTTGGGAAACATACTTGAGAAGGATTTTACAAAGGTTGGGGGTAAAAGTTGATAAAGAAACGCTGGGAGAACTCGCGGATCTTTATAAAAAGACCCGTTGGAAAATTTACCCAGATGTGAAAGAGGCATTAGACAGCGTCAAAAAGCAAAAGCTCAAAACGGCTGTGGTAACAAGTATAGCCAAATTTAAATACATAGAAGCCCTAAAACCAGTTAGAAGAAAAATAGACCTTATAGTCGATTCACATACATTCCATTGTGAAAAATCAAATCCAAAAATCTACCTGAAAACCCTTGAGACATTGAAGATTAAGCCTCAACAAGCCATAATGGTTGGAGATGAAATTAAACTGGATGTAGAGCTACCAAAGAAACTCGGCATGAAAGCGATACTCCTAGATAGAAAAGGAGTATATGTCCTAGAAGGAATTTCTAAGCCTGATTTTATAGTAAGTAATCTAATGGAAGCAGTTGAAATAATCTTTTCAGCAAATATCTCCAAAAAAATTTATTAA
- a CDS encoding UxaA family hydrolase: MTEFYGFERPDGSVGVRNHLLVLAPIDCSFEPARRIASQVEGAVAVTQYHGCGFNGMVFNNLLGVALNPNVAGILILGLGCESLTPELLAERIEPSGKPLETLSIQGEGGTISAVERGVRILQRMIQETSEIKREPFPISHLVLAAECGGSDATSGIAANPSLGFAADMLVDEGGTVIISETQEMTGTQDILARRAVDDETAERIREMIGRQERRMRMMGIESRFMSKGNIEGGLTTIEEKSLGAVRKGGTRPIQGVLENSDERLERPTRGGLWLQDGTGWDVASVTHMVAAGAQIVAFTTGRGSTVGHAIAPVIKITGNPETYARMKDNIDIDASPILDGKESINFVGERIFRFIVKVASGRMTKAEALGYRDFAVFSRDRLAERLLGYC, from the coding sequence ATGACCGAGTTCTACGGGTTCGAAAGGCCAGATGGCTCCGTCGGGGTTCGCAACCACCTCCTAGTCCTAGCCCCCATTGATTGCAGCTTCGAGCCGGCCAGGAGAATAGCCTCCCAAGTTGAGGGGGCTGTCGCAGTCACTCAGTACCATGGATGCGGATTTAACGGGATGGTCTTCAACAACCTCCTAGGCGTAGCTCTAAACCCGAATGTGGCTGGCATCCTGATACTGGGCCTGGGATGCGAGTCCCTAACCCCTGAACTCTTGGCCGAAAGGATAGAGCCCTCCGGAAAACCCCTCGAGACCCTATCCATCCAAGGGGAGGGGGGAACAATAAGCGCCGTTGAGAGGGGGGTTCGAATCCTCCAGAGGATGATCCAAGAGACCTCCGAGATCAAAAGGGAGCCTTTTCCAATATCCCATCTCGTCCTAGCCGCTGAGTGCGGGGGCTCCGACGCCACCTCTGGGATCGCGGCGAACCCATCCCTAGGATTCGCGGCAGATATGCTGGTAGACGAGGGGGGAACCGTGATAATCAGCGAGACCCAGGAGATGACTGGAACCCAAGATATACTAGCAAGGAGGGCCGTCGACGATGAGACAGCTGAGAGGATAAGGGAGATGATTGGCCGTCAGGAGAGGAGGATGAGGATGATGGGGATAGAGAGCCGGTTTATGTCGAAGGGGAACATCGAGGGTGGCCTCACCACCATAGAGGAGAAGAGCCTCGGGGCTGTGAGGAAGGGTGGAACCAGACCCATCCAGGGGGTGCTGGAGAACAGCGATGAGAGGCTTGAGAGGCCCACGAGAGGAGGCCTTTGGCTCCAGGATGGCACGGGATGGGATGTCGCCTCCGTCACCCACATGGTCGCAGCCGGGGCTCAGATAGTCGCCTTCACAACGGGCAGGGGTTCCACCGTGGGCCACGCCATAGCCCCTGTTATAAAGATAACCGGAAACCCCGAGACCTACGCTAGGATGAAGGATAACATAGACATAGATGCGAGCCCGATTCTAGATGGAAAAGAATCGATAAATTTCGTAGGGGAGAGGATCTTCAGGTTCATCGTCAAGGTGGCCTCTGGGAGGATGACCAAGGCCGAGGCCCTGGGATATAGGGACTTCGCAGTCTTCTCCAGGGACAGGCTTGCAGAGAGGCTCCTGGGATACTGCTGA
- a CDS encoding UxaA family hydrolase has protein sequence MIDERDNVATATSEIGAGEEVEIISPSGAVVMRLRVSEPLPFGHKVALKNISPGEEVIKYGERIGVASKPILAGAWIHTHNLESLIQPNPIEGRPP, from the coding sequence ATGATAGATGAGAGAGACAACGTGGCCACGGCGACCTCTGAGATCGGAGCTGGAGAGGAGGTGGAGATCATCTCCCCATCCGGCGCCGTAGTCATGAGGCTCAGAGTTTCAGAGCCCCTACCCTTCGGGCATAAGGTTGCCCTGAAGAACATAAGCCCGGGGGAGGAGGTTATAAAGTATGGGGAGAGGATCGGGGTCGCCTCAAAGCCCATCCTCGCTGGAGCCTGGATCCACACTCACAACCTAGAGAGCCTAATCCAACCAAATCCCATCGAGGGAAGGCCTCCATGA
- the tsaA gene encoding tRNA (N6-threonylcarbamoyladenosine(37)-N6)-methyltransferase TrmO, with the protein MKGKGEVLFIGRVKSAGEVSTIQVFEEFCEGLLGIEEYSHLIVLYWLHLRDDERNRRTLRVVPRRHEGAPLTGVFACRSPSRPNPIGLTVVRLDSVDGCLLRVVGLDAVEGTPIIDIKPYSPRADSVPDAKTPEWTLRGPRT; encoded by the coding sequence ATGAAGGGCAAGGGTGAAGTCCTATTCATCGGAAGAGTTAAGTCTGCCGGGGAGGTCTCAACAATCCAGGTATTCGAGGAGTTCTGTGAGGGCCTTCTCGGCATCGAGGAATACTCCCATCTGATCGTGCTATACTGGCTCCATCTGAGGGACGACGAGCGGAACAGGAGGACCTTGAGGGTTGTGCCCCGGAGGCATGAGGGGGCCCCCCTGACCGGCGTATTCGCCTGCCGTAGCCCCTCTAGGCCCAATCCGATAGGCCTGACGGTTGTTAGGCTGGACTCGGTAGATGGATGCCTTTTGAGGGTCGTGGGCTTAGACGCAGTCGAGGGAACCCCCATCATAGATATCAAGCCATACTCCCCGAGGGCCGACTCCGTGCCGGACGCGAAGACCCCTGAGTGGACCTTGAGGGGCCCTCGAACCTAG
- a CDS encoding phosphoribosylformylglycinamidine cyclo-ligase: protein MSRYGELGVDVGKRGVEAFKSSLETLYPDAFCTVQIDPDNPGWGLVGHSDSAGSKPILSYIYWRETGEPSWFKGLAQDVVAMNLDDIVCVGARPILFLDNISLNPMNIDRVMLLRTLSNGFQDCFERLSELGLPISFAGGETADLPDQVRTLDVSGFILGRVRLEEAITGRDIRAGDLIVGLRSGGRARYEKEVNSGIMCNGLTLARCVLLASEYQERYPETSHSKGRYKGRYRVEDYIEELGMTLGEALLSPTRLFAPIVKEALDGFGGMIHGIVHNTGGGLTKCLRLGRGVRYIKDSLPDPDPIFTLIQREGRIDWREMYVDFNMGVGFELIVHPEVVDEVISISERFGVGAQVIGRCEDGEAGNALTIESQHGRFHYTQNRE from the coding sequence ATGTCGAGGTATGGCGAGCTCGGCGTAGACGTCGGGAAGAGGGGGGTGGAGGCCTTCAAATCCTCCCTCGAGACCTTATATCCGGACGCCTTCTGCACGGTTCAGATCGATCCCGACAACCCTGGCTGGGGCCTCGTGGGACACTCCGATAGCGCTGGGAGCAAGCCCATCCTGAGCTATATATACTGGAGGGAGACCGGAGAGCCGAGTTGGTTCAAGGGATTGGCCCAGGATGTGGTGGCCATGAATCTCGACGACATAGTATGCGTGGGTGCGAGGCCCATCCTCTTCCTCGACAACATCTCCCTAAACCCTATGAATATAGATAGGGTGATGCTCCTCCGAACCCTCTCGAATGGGTTCCAAGACTGCTTCGAAAGGCTCTCGGAGCTGGGTCTGCCCATAAGCTTCGCTGGGGGCGAGACAGCTGACCTCCCAGACCAGGTTAGGACCCTGGATGTCTCAGGCTTCATACTAGGCCGTGTGAGGCTAGAGGAGGCCATAACTGGGAGGGATATCCGGGCTGGAGACCTCATAGTTGGGCTGAGGAGCGGGGGCCGGGCCAGATATGAGAAGGAGGTTAACAGTGGGATAATGTGCAACGGGTTAACCCTTGCGAGATGCGTCCTATTGGCCTCGGAGTACCAGGAGAGATATCCCGAGACATCGCACTCCAAGGGGAGGTATAAGGGCAGATATAGGGTGGAGGACTACATAGAAGAGCTGGGGATGACCTTGGGCGAGGCCCTTCTCTCCCCTACAAGGCTATTCGCCCCTATCGTCAAGGAGGCTTTAGATGGATTCGGGGGCATGATACATGGAATAGTTCACAACACAGGGGGAGGCCTCACAAAGTGCCTCCGACTCGGGAGAGGGGTTCGCTACATAAAGGACTCGCTCCCAGACCCAGATCCCATCTTCACCCTAATCCAGAGGGAGGGGAGAATAGACTGGAGGGAGATGTATGTGGATTTTAACATGGGGGTTGGGTTTGAGCTCATAGTCCATCCCGAGGTCGTGGATGAGGTGATAAGCATCTCTGAGAGGTTCGGTGTGGGGGCCCAAGTGATAGGACGATGTGAGGATGGAGAGGCAGGGAACGCTCTAACCATCGAGAGCCAACACGGGAGGTTCCACTACACACAAAACCGGGAATAG
- a CDS encoding ATP-dependent DNA ligase translates to MVETGRQRFVVHEHHATHLHWDLRLELDGVLKSWAVPKEPPTQPGVRRLAVEVEDHPLSYIDFQGVIPEGMYGAGTVTIWDKGVYILESRKPDKLVFELQGEKMRGRYTLLRFTDKPENWLLFKTKT, encoded by the coding sequence ATGGTTGAGACTGGCCGCCAGAGATTTGTGGTTCATGAGCATCATGCCACTCACCTCCACTGGGACCTCAGGTTAGAATTGGATGGGGTCCTTAAGAGCTGGGCGGTTCCTAAGGAGCCTCCTACCCAGCCGGGGGTTAGGAGGCTGGCCGTGGAGGTTGAGGATCACCCCTTGAGCTACATAGACTTTCAAGGGGTTATCCCAGAGGGGATGTATGGGGCGGGGACTGTGACGATCTGGGATAAAGGAGTATACATCCTCGAGAGCAGGAAGCCTGACAAGCTCGTATTCGAGCTCCAGGGGGAGAAGATGAGGGGTCGCTACACCCTTCTCAGATTCACGGATAAGCCAGAGAACTGGTTACTGTTCAAGACGAAGACATGA
- a CDS encoding competence/damage-inducible protein A gives MGGEGHYWVEIIATGDEIMLGRIVDTNSSWMAKRIAELGARLRRITCVGDNLEEISGAVRESLARENNLLILTGGLGPSEDDLTVEGLAKALGRSVKISEEARMMLLKKCEELGLELTPRRERMARIVEGGRPLPNRIGMAPVIKVEDGATTIIALPGVPEEMKASFEDHVAPIIRAKTHKSLVARSIQLRMVWKEFFPLLDLLREHYPKAYFKPAATPPLRMDEREMEREIKMDIAVEAPSKEAGEALMEELLRELDERLRGLGGRILRAAS, from the coding sequence ATGGGAGGAGAAGGCCATTACTGGGTGGAGATAATAGCGACAGGAGACGAGATAATGTTGGGGAGGATAGTGGACACCAACTCCTCCTGGATGGCCAAGAGGATAGCGGAGCTTGGAGCAAGGCTTAGGAGGATCACATGCGTCGGCGACAACCTTGAGGAGATCTCTGGGGCTGTAAGGGAATCCCTGGCGAGGGAGAACAACCTTCTAATCCTCACGGGGGGGCTAGGCCCCTCAGAGGACGACCTAACGGTTGAGGGACTCGCCAAGGCCTTAGGGAGAAGCGTTAAGATAAGCGAGGAGGCTAGGATGATGCTCCTAAAGAAGTGTGAGGAGCTTGGGCTGGAGCTCACCCCAAGGAGGGAGAGGATGGCCCGCATCGTGGAGGGCGGAAGGCCGCTACCCAACAGGATTGGAATGGCCCCCGTCATCAAAGTCGAGGATGGGGCGACGACTATAATAGCCCTCCCAGGAGTCCCTGAGGAGATGAAGGCCTCCTTCGAGGATCATGTAGCCCCCATAATAAGAGCCAAAACTCACAAAAGCCTGGTGGCGAGGAGCATCCAACTAAGAATGGTCTGGAAGGAGTTCTTCCCCCTACTCGACCTTCTTAGAGAGCACTACCCCAAGGCATACTTTAAGCCCGCGGCGACACCCCCATTGAGGATGGATGAGAGGGAGATGGAGAGGGAGATAAAGATGGACATAGCGGTCGAGGCCCCATCCAAGGAGGCAGGAGAGGCCTTGATGGAAGAACTCCTAAGAGAGCTTGATGAAAGGTTAAGGGGCTTGGGGGGAAGGATCCTAAGAGCGGCCTCCTAA
- a CDS encoding DUF2088 domain-containing protein — protein MRMMEVSVPSLAWFGNIPLKLEFPEDWEVKRCKVECEGHQAMGDREIRAAIENPIASKPLSRLVKGCPEVAIIIDDMTRPTRSYQYVKPILEILHGAGVPRDNIRFIMAGGSHGTFGRLDFAKKLGDDIVAEYQCYNHNPYEYLEYLGDTTRGTPVHVNAEVMSCELKIGIGTVLFHRLMGFTGGGKIILPGVSGIDTIEHNHGKVGGFGPGLTPHPSTGYLKNEGNIIRLDAEEAARMAGLDFKVDTVLNLDLEPMSVYSGDLVEAHRMASRDALRWHRTEAPKEMDIVVANTYMRANEAQLGLWPAYQSVKEEGSIVLIANAPDGESPHWIFGQHGKRRGARLWNPERRPLLKGKRLIIYSPYKERSYDIKLGLPEQTVWIREWREVLEILRAYHGDRAKVAVLPDATMGIPETAMEV, from the coding sequence TTGAGGATGATGGAGGTCTCAGTTCCTAGCCTAGCGTGGTTCGGGAACATCCCTCTAAAGCTGGAGTTTCCAGAAGACTGGGAGGTGAAGAGGTGCAAGGTGGAGTGCGAGGGGCATCAGGCGATGGGCGACCGTGAGATCAGGGCTGCTATTGAGAACCCCATAGCCTCCAAGCCCCTCAGCAGACTGGTTAAGGGATGCCCAGAGGTAGCTATAATCATCGACGATATGACCCGCCCGACGAGGAGCTATCAGTACGTAAAGCCGATCCTAGAGATACTCCACGGGGCGGGAGTTCCCAGGGATAACATAAGGTTCATAATGGCAGGGGGCAGCCACGGAACCTTCGGCAGGCTGGATTTCGCTAAGAAGCTCGGTGACGATATAGTAGCCGAGTACCAATGCTACAACCACAACCCATACGAGTACTTGGAGTATCTCGGGGATACCACCAGGGGCACACCCGTACATGTTAACGCAGAGGTGATGAGCTGCGAACTCAAGATAGGGATAGGGACAGTGCTCTTCCACAGGCTCATGGGATTCACCGGAGGGGGCAAGATAATCCTCCCCGGAGTCTCGGGGATCGACACAATAGAGCACAACCACGGTAAGGTGGGAGGATTCGGCCCTGGCCTGACACCCCATCCATCGACGGGCTACCTGAAGAACGAGGGGAATATAATTCGCCTAGACGCGGAGGAGGCTGCGAGGATGGCTGGCCTCGACTTCAAGGTCGATACCGTCCTCAACCTAGACCTAGAGCCCATGAGTGTCTACTCTGGAGACCTCGTCGAGGCCCATAGGATGGCCTCCCGTGATGCCTTGAGGTGGCATAGAACAGAGGCCCCAAAGGAGATGGACATAGTGGTCGCCAACACCTATATGAGGGCAAATGAGGCCCAGCTCGGCCTCTGGCCGGCATACCAATCGGTTAAGGAGGAGGGCTCCATAGTGCTAATAGCCAACGCCCCTGATGGGGAGAGCCCCCACTGGATCTTCGGCCAGCATGGGAAGAGGAGGGGAGCCCGCCTCTGGAATCCCGAGAGGAGGCCCCTCCTCAAGGGTAAAAGATTGATAATATACTCCCCATACAAGGAGAGGAGCTACGACATAAAGCTCGGACTTCCGGAGCAGACAGTCTGGATAAGGGAGTGGAGAGAGGTACTGGAGATCCTGAGAGCATACCATGGTGACAGGGCTAAAGTCGCAGTCCTCCCCGACGCCACCATGGGAATACCCGAGACTGCTATGGAGGTTTAG
- a CDS encoding alanine--glyoxylate aminotransferase family protein: protein MDFERELLMIPGPTMVSPRVLRALSRPVLSHWSNEFIQAFTEALQLQKKIFCTGGYPFLIAGSGTLGMEVAMANIVERGDRILCAENGFFSERWAEIAEAHGGVVDHLRFDWGQPVDPKRLRERLEEGEYKAFTVVHVETSTGVASPLDKIGDAVRGLDTLYVVDSISGLGGMPVKMDEWNIDLCVTGSQKALGAPPGLTLVCLNDRAWRLVESRKTGVSDYYADLRRWRPVMDRPSGYFATPATGMVLGMLEAMKIVLEEGLEARWRRHRIYSEAFRAGLEAIGLKIFSAKGYEAHTLSVPEVPQGVNDADVRRLMRQKHNVVIAGGLGKLAGKILRIGHMGSATTNDLVATMAALEMSLKESGYSLKLGEGVGVLEEVLLSKV, encoded by the coding sequence ATGGACTTTGAGCGCGAGTTGCTTATGATCCCAGGGCCCACGATGGTCTCGCCCCGAGTGCTGAGAGCCCTCTCAAGGCCCGTGCTCAGCCACTGGTCGAACGAGTTCATCCAGGCTTTCACGGAGGCCTTACAGCTCCAGAAGAAGATCTTCTGCACGGGGGGGTACCCATTCTTGATAGCTGGGAGCGGAACCCTTGGGATGGAGGTCGCGATGGCGAACATCGTTGAGAGAGGTGACAGGATCTTGTGTGCTGAGAACGGATTCTTCAGCGAGAGGTGGGCTGAGATAGCCGAGGCCCATGGGGGTGTCGTGGACCACCTCAGATTCGATTGGGGTCAGCCCGTGGATCCGAAGAGGCTCAGGGAGAGGCTTGAGGAGGGAGAGTATAAGGCCTTTACAGTTGTCCACGTTGAGACCTCTACGGGTGTGGCGAGTCCCTTGGACAAGATTGGAGATGCTGTTAGGGGGCTTGACACCCTCTACGTGGTCGACTCAATAAGCGGTCTCGGCGGCATGCCGGTTAAGATGGATGAGTGGAACATAGATCTCTGCGTCACCGGAAGCCAGAAGGCCCTTGGCGCCCCACCTGGATTGACGCTTGTATGCCTCAATGATAGGGCTTGGAGGCTTGTGGAGTCGAGGAAGACGGGGGTCTCAGACTACTATGCAGACCTCAGGAGGTGGAGGCCGGTCATGGATAGGCCGAGCGGATACTTCGCCACCCCGGCCACCGGCATGGTCCTCGGGATGCTTGAGGCGATGAAGATAGTCCTCGAGGAGGGTCTCGAGGCGAGGTGGAGGAGGCATAGGATTTACTCCGAGGCCTTCAGGGCTGGGTTGGAGGCGATAGGGCTGAAGATCTTCTCCGCGAAGGGGTATGAGGCCCACACCCTCTCGGTTCCAGAGGTCCCCCAGGGGGTCAACGACGCGGATGTTAGGAGGTTGATGAGGCAGAAGCATAACGTGGTCATAGCAGGGGGATTGGGAAAGCTTGCCGGTAAAATATTGAGGATCGGCCATATGGGGAGCGCGACCACAAACGACCTCGTGGCGACCATGGCGGCCCTCGAGATGTCCCTGAAGGAGTCAGGCTACAGCCTCAAACTGGGGGAGGGAGTAGGAGTCCTTGAAGAGGTGCTCCTATCCAAGGTATAG
- a CDS encoding DUF362 domain-containing protein — translation MDEYRDMMAKISIVRGPKGPSFEEIQGMVKRAIGLLGGMSRFVGSGERVALKPNIVTGRLSGRGVTTDPRVLEALVKMAYEAGAEEVLIVEGAGYGSPTSEAFKLSGVEEMAERVGAGIVDVDEDELVEVEVPDPLVLDRIKVSKRFYEADVKVNVPVMKTHDQMLMTLGMKNMKGVIPKPWKRLFHRVGLARAIVDLNKAVSVDLTVVDAIHAMEGLGPSLGEVFEMDLIMAGDNVYALDWVGSRVMGFSPEEVEYLKLASEQGLLNLKGEGITILGESINSVARNFKRPPMDLAPQEGVTVIEGGACSACRGTIRSVFYDLERMGLLNKVQGLLIVVGPKAEPPEGLRQTPLIMGTCLKGLEERGRYVVGCPPNNDKMIEAIRELCNI, via the coding sequence ATGGATGAATATCGAGATATGATGGCGAAGATCTCAATAGTCAGGGGGCCAAAGGGGCCGAGTTTCGAAGAGATTCAAGGGATGGTGAAGAGGGCTATAGGATTATTGGGCGGGATGAGCCGCTTCGTGGGATCTGGAGAGAGGGTTGCGCTTAAGCCCAATATCGTCACAGGAAGGCTCTCCGGCAGGGGTGTTACCACCGATCCAAGAGTCCTTGAGGCCTTGGTGAAGATGGCATATGAGGCCGGCGCAGAGGAGGTCCTTATAGTCGAGGGGGCTGGATACGGCTCACCCACATCCGAGGCCTTTAAGCTGAGTGGGGTTGAGGAGATGGCTGAGAGGGTTGGGGCTGGGATAGTGGATGTGGATGAGGATGAGCTGGTCGAGGTGGAGGTTCCAGATCCCCTCGTGCTTGATAGAATAAAGGTCTCTAAGAGGTTCTATGAGGCCGATGTTAAAGTGAATGTCCCAGTGATGAAGACTCATGACCAGATGCTCATGACCCTAGGGATGAAGAACATGAAGGGGGTGATCCCAAAACCCTGGAAACGCCTATTCCACAGGGTAGGGCTGGCCAGAGCCATAGTGGACCTCAACAAGGCGGTCTCAGTGGACTTGACGGTCGTTGACGCCATCCATGCAATGGAAGGGTTAGGCCCATCCCTGGGCGAGGTCTTCGAGATGGACCTGATAATGGCCGGAGACAACGTCTACGCCTTGGACTGGGTAGGATCAAGGGTCATGGGATTCTCCCCAGAAGAGGTTGAATACCTAAAGCTGGCCTCGGAGCAGGGGCTCCTCAACCTCAAGGGAGAGGGGATCACGATTCTTGGAGAGAGCATCAACTCTGTCGCAAGGAACTTCAAGAGGCCACCGATGGATCTCGCGCCCCAAGAGGGGGTCACTGTCATCGAGGGAGGAGCATGCAGCGCCTGCAGGGGGACGATAAGAAGCGTCTTCTACGACCTAGAGAGGATGGGCCTCCTGAACAAGGTTCAAGGCCTGTTAATTGTTGTTGGACCCAAGGCCGAGCCGCCCGAAGGGCTTAGGCAGACCCCTCTCATAATGGGCACATGCCTCAAGGGGCTTGAGGAAAGGGGGCGCTATGTGGTAGGATGCCCGCCAAACAATGACAAGATGATAGAGGCCATAAGGGAGCTATGCAACATCTAA
- a CDS encoding ECF transporter S component has translation MDARKVALISIFSALQVILSRLPGIPVIGLTSGRIEPTILLMPVIGMLLGPWIGGLAVFLGNFIAWLIPSTTFFGLLMLPTGPIGAVASGALVSRDNRSGWKITASILLALILLWYISIPGFIVPYYPSLHLAALILVLVLRGRVAELVESGDKRRMALGAFVTSLCGMMANHMVGSLIFISSVGWFVQLKGIRDAIVTMGFSWLKSGLPKEDPTGLGALFALTFPIYIVERILMTLIAVPIAVGIIYALRRGGLTKI, from the coding sequence TTGGATGCTAGGAAGGTTGCCCTGATAAGCATCTTCTCGGCCCTCCAGGTTATTCTCTCCAGGCTGCCGGGGATACCCGTCATTGGATTAACATCGGGTAGGATTGAGCCTACAATTCTACTTATGCCTGTTATAGGGATGCTCCTTGGTCCCTGGATCGGAGGTCTAGCCGTCTTTTTAGGGAACTTTATAGCCTGGCTCATACCGAGCACAACCTTCTTTGGATTGCTCATGCTCCCAACCGGTCCGATAGGGGCAGTGGCCTCAGGGGCCCTAGTAAGCAGGGATAATAGATCTGGCTGGAAGATAACCGCCTCCATTCTCTTAGCGCTTATCCTCCTCTGGTACATCTCCATACCAGGTTTCATAGTTCCATATTATCCATCCCTACACCTTGCTGCATTGATCTTGGTGTTAGTCCTTAGGGGAAGGGTGGCTGAGCTGGTGGAGAGTGGTGATAAGAGGAGGATGGCTTTAGGGGCCTTCGTGACAAGCCTCTGCGGTATGATGGCCAACCACATGGTTGGAAGCTTGATATTCATATCATCAGTCGGCTGGTTTGTCCAGCTGAAGGGTATAAGGGATGCGATCGTGACCATGGGCTTCTCCTGGCTGAAGTCGGGTCTACCGAAAGAGGATCCCACGGGTCTTGGAGCCCTATTCGCACTGACCTTCCCCATCTACATAGTTGAGAGAATCCTAATGACCCTCATAGCAGTCCCCATCGCAGTCGGAATAATCTACGCACTTAGGCGGGGTGGCCTCACGAAGATCTAA
- a CDS encoding HD domain-containing protein, which produces MWKGVLDLLEAAGKLKRIKRAGWVEVGIQEPESVAEHSYRTALLAMILADLQGLDAEKAVRMALLHDLAEAEVGDLTPEEKEAKGPAHTLEEYKAMDKLLSPLPEPLSARYSSLWREFRCAASPEADVVTQADKLEMCIQALEYKRESFDPSRLNRFLRIEVRGLPKELLKEVIERDKGRNNNKSDLRL; this is translated from the coding sequence ATGTGGAAAGGTGTTCTAGATCTCCTCGAAGCCGCGGGGAAACTGAAGAGGATCAAGAGAGCAGGATGGGTTGAGGTGGGGATCCAGGAGCCCGAGTCCGTGGCGGAGCATAGTTACAGAACAGCCCTTTTAGCGATGATACTCGCCGACCTCCAAGGCCTCGACGCCGAGAAGGCCGTCAGGATGGCCCTCCTCCACGACCTGGCGGAGGCAGAGGTGGGAGACCTCACCCCCGAGGAGAAGGAAGCGAAGGGCCCAGCCCACACCCTGGAAGAGTATAAAGCCATGGATAAGCTCTTATCCCCCCTTCCAGAGCCCCTCTCAGCGAGGTACAGCTCACTATGGAGGGAGTTCCGATGCGCAGCCTCACCCGAGGCCGATGTGGTGACACAGGCGGATAAGCTTGAGATGTGCATACAGGCTTTAGAGTACAAGAGAGAAAGCTTCGACCCCTCTAGACTGAACAGGTTCCTCAGAATTGAGGTGAGAGGTCTCCCCAAGGAACTCTTAAAAGAAGTTATTGAGAGGGATAAGGGTAGAAATAATAACAAATCTGATCTGAGACTATAA